CCTGGCGGTCGTGGTGCACGATGCCCGAGCGGCCCGAGGGTGGTAGGGTTTCGGGCGTCTTTCCGGAGCCGGTGATGGGCCTTTTCGACTGGCTGAACAAGAAGCCGGGGGAGGGCGGCGAGCAGCCCGGCGCCGCCGCCCCCGAAGATCCCGACGACGCCGACTCGGCCCAGATCGACGCGGGCCACCAGCGCGTCGACGGCGAGGAGAAGTACGTCGACGAGGGCCAGATCGCCCGCGGCGGCATGGGCTCCATCCGCCGCGTCTTCAACCACAACCTCCTGCGCAAGGAGGCCATGAAGTGCCTCGACCCCAAGGTCGCGGAGGACGAGAACGAGCTCTTGCGGTTCATCGAGGAGGCGCAGATCACCGCGCAGCTCGATCATCCCAACATCCCTGCCGTCCACGACCTGGGCCAGCGCGCGGATGGGCAGCACTTCTTCAACATGAAGCTCGTGCGCGGCAAGACGCTCGAGCAGATGCTGAACAACAGCCGCTTCAAGGTGAACGACGACGAGCAGCTCTTCGGCGTGCTCCAGGTCTTCATCAAGGTCTGCGACGCGATCGCGTTCGCGCACAGCCGCAGCGTCATCCACTGCGACCTGAAGCCGCCCAACATCATGGTCGGCCGGTTCGGCCAGGTGTACGTGATGGACTGGGGCATCGCGCGCGTGAAGGGTGCCGATCGCAAGGTCCGCGGCGAGACCGGCGCCGAGCTCATCCAGACCGCCGGCCGCGACCGCCACCTCGACGACGGCCGGGTGATGGGCACCCTGGGCTACATGCCGCCCGAGCAGGCCCTGGGCTATGTGGACCAGCTCGACGAGCGCAGCGACGTGTTCGCCCTCGGCGCGCTCCTCTACCGCATCCTCACCGGCCGCGCGCCGCACGTGGGCCAGACCCCCGAGGAGACCTGGGACCTCGCCAAGGCCTGCCAGATCCTGCCGCCGCAGGAGATGCTGGAGCAGATGGGCAGCAAGCTGAAGCTGTCGCAGCGGCTCTGCCAGATCACCTCGAAGGCGCTCGAGGCCGACAAGGAGCTCCGCTACCAGAGCGTGGCCGAGCTGCAGCGCGATGTGGAGGAGTACCTCCGCGGCGCGGGCCGCTACCCCACGGCGACGTTCCCCGCGGGCACACTGGTCATCAAGCAGGGCGACGAAGGCGATGCGGCCTACGTCATCACCAGCGGCCGCGCGCGCGTGTTCCGCACCGACGGCAGCGGCGCAGGCAAGACCATCCGCCAGCTCGGCCCGGGCGAGGTGTTCGGCGAGACGGCCATCCTCACTTCGTCGCCGCGCTCGGCGAGCATCGAGGCCATCGAGGATCTGCAGTGCGTGGTGGTCGCGCGCGACGCGCTCGAGCGCGAGCTGGGCCAGACCTTCTGGGTGGGCCACATCCTCAAGGCGCTGGCCGAGCGCTTCAAG
The Deltaproteobacteria bacterium DNA segment above includes these coding regions:
- a CDS encoding cyclic nucleotide-binding domain-containing protein, encoding MGLFDWLNKKPGEGGEQPGAAAPEDPDDADSAQIDAGHQRVDGEEKYVDEGQIARGGMGSIRRVFNHNLLRKEAMKCLDPKVAEDENELLRFIEEAQITAQLDHPNIPAVHDLGQRADGQHFFNMKLVRGKTLEQMLNNSRFKVNDDEQLFGVLQVFIKVCDAIAFAHSRSVIHCDLKPPNIMVGRFGQVYVMDWGIARVKGADRKVRGETGAELIQTAGRDRHLDDGRVMGTLGYMPPEQALGYVDQLDERSDVFALGALLYRILTGRAPHVGQTPEETWDLAKACQILPPQEMLEQMGSKLKLSQRLCQITSKALEADKELRYQSVAELQRDVEEYLRGAGRYPTATFPAGTLVIKQGDEGDAAYVITSGRARVFRTDGSGAGKTIRQLGPGEVFGETAILTSSPRSASIEAIEDLQCVVVARDALERELGQTFWVGHILKALAERFKDIDQRMEAEAKKLEPLVQDLVLRFFAFNGHVREDGARVVGWMLLRRHVRNTLKLGDVQTMALCAGVRGLHLDTASDEAVLVADPPGVRPGSGSMPAIPAAPKAPAVPKPPPRLESETLPVLSDKPTARPASRLGMQAISSPGTPRPGSRPMPVAAEPDTGEEPALSDKPARTRSGEVEVVSEAPVLSDRPMPRGKSGQMPALPEPSTGEEPVLSDKPTPRAKSGPMPAIEPPPAVEPAPSSRPPSRAIPSARPPSRAIPSARPPSRAIPSARPPSQRMSEVSTPSARPPSRPAPSVNMPRPPSQPSPVARTSPFEAPALEPTPAPPPTPAAEASPFAPTAPLSPFAPTPPTEAPPSAPAPEAPKYPDNATVADLPPEFAATELMPENMDIDALIAAASKAKAKLDGEGGGQGGGS